In Cataglyphis hispanica isolate Lineage 1 chromosome 20, ULB_Chis1_1.0, whole genome shotgun sequence, a single genomic region encodes these proteins:
- the LOC126857034 gene encoding uncharacterized protein LOC126857034, translating into MKFFVVLFAIVAVASAGLIAHHAPEVIHVSGQLAIPGPKASPLLLHGNDHATRIHYDAPHIGHPHLVGIEHYNGAPHYEPSVINVALKHGLH; encoded by the exons GTTGTTCTGTTCGCCATTGTGGCAGTTGCTAGCGCTGGATTAATAGCT CATCATGCGCCAGAGGTAATCCACGTCTCCGGCCAGCTCGCTATCCCAGGCCCCAAAGCTTCCCCGCTTCTTCTCCACGGTAACGACCACGCCACCCGCATCCACTACGACGCCCCGCATATAGGGCATCCGCACTTGGTGGGCATCGAACATTACAACGGGGCGCCGCATTACGAGCCCAGCGTCATCAACGTGGCTCTTAAACACGGCCTGCATTAG